The nucleotide sequence ATCGAGAAAACCGCCACAACCAGAATTTAGAAAAGGTGTAAATATGCGAAGCCCCGGCATTTAAAACGCCAGGGCTTTTCATAGTGATTTGCTAGGCAATCAAGTTATTTTGAATACAATGAGCATTTGGTGAAATCAACAGGTTTCCCACATTTAGAACACTTGCGAGGCTTATCAAATTCGTCCGAAAAGATTTCTATCTCCTCATCGCATTCCGGACATCGGCATAAAAAAGATTGAAGATTTTTAAATTGTTCAAAGCCAGGGCAATGTTTTGGGGTTGTTGTCATAGCTCTACTCCTTTTTAACTCATGACCTTCTTGGCTATTTCTTTACCATAGGCTTGAGCCATCTGTATTCCACCACCAAGGTCTGCTGATTTTAGTCGCAAACCATCACTAACCATGTTCATCTTAAGCACGTGGAGCATGGTGTTATAGATTCGATCGATAGCCTCACCGCTCCAGCCAAAAGCACCAAAAGCGCCGCCAACTTTTCCCTCAACGCCGATGGACTCGAGTTTGAAAAGAAGCGTCTTTATAGACTGAACCATTTCTCCATGATAGGTGGGAGAACCGATAACTATAGCATCATATTCCTTAGGATTATCCTTTTCAGGATCAAAATCATTAACGTTAACAACTTTCGCCTCAACACCGCCAAATCTGATACCTTCTGCTATGAGTTCAGCAATCCTTTGAGTCTGGTTAGTTCTGGTTGCGTAAATAATAAGAGCTTTCTTGCTCATGATTTATTTCTCCTCTACTTCCTCGACATGTTCGACCTTAGCGGCGTGCTTTGTGCCACACATAGGGCAAAGAACTTCAATTTCCTCCTCGGGTCCTATGTATTTTTCTCGCAGTTTTTCGGGACCTAAAAAGCTCACATCCCCACAGGCACACTGCGGACACTGCCCTCTTACTTTGTAACGTTTCTTGCTCATGTAACCACCTCCTTTAGTTTTTGCGTAAATTCAGGCTCCATCGAGCCCTCCTCGACCTTTTTCCATCAACCATCCCTGAGGATCTTCGTAATAAAACTTCAAATCAGCGAGCAGTCTCAGATGTTCTTTCTCTTCGGCAATGAATGCCTCTATAAAGTTTTTCTCA is from Thermodesulforhabdaceae bacterium and encodes:
- a CDS encoding flavodoxin domain-containing protein; this translates as MSKKALIIYATRTNQTQRIAELIAEGIRFGGVEAKVVNVNDFDPEKDNPKEYDAIVIGSPTYHGEMVQSIKTLLFKLESIGVEGKVGGAFGAFGWSGEAIDRIYNTMLHVLKMNMVSDGLRLKSADLGGGIQMAQAYGKEIAKKVMS